A window of the Canis lupus baileyi chromosome 1, mCanLup2.hap1, whole genome shotgun sequence genome harbors these coding sequences:
- the LIG1 gene encoding DNA ligase 1 isoform X1, whose protein sequence is MQRSIMSFFYPKKEGKAKKPEKETSNSIRETEPPPKVALKERNGEVPESDSPVKRPGRKVARVLGSEGEEEDEALTPSKGQKPAPGSPQVSPPSPVTYPESSPSLSSTSPVDISAGIPKRRTARKQLPKRTIQDVLEEQSKDEDREAKKKKEEEAETPPESLSESEVTQEKEAEGEDQPVTSPEHRETSPEPPVDSTLEPAVSGKQEAQNEDLAKPPTRAPKTVSSFFAPRKPATKKEGKEEDPGTPRQEETKGPLDPPSYNPAKNNYHPIDDACWKPGQKVPYLAVARTFEKIEEVSARLRMVETLSNLLRSVVALSPPDLLPILYLSLNRLGPPQQGLELGVGDGVLLKAVAQATGRQLDSVKAEAAEKGDVGLVAENSRSTQRLMLPPPALTAAGVFAKFRDIARLAGSASTAKKIDVIKGLFVACRHSEARFIARALSGRLRLGLAEQSVLAALAQAVSLTPPGQEFPPAVVDAGKGRTAEARKTWLEEQGMILKQTFCEVPDLDRIIPVLLEHGLEHLPEHCRLSPGVPLKPMLAHPTRGVSEVLKRFEEAAFTCEYKYDGQRAQIHVLEGGEVKIFSRNQEDNTGKYPDIISRIPKIKLPSVTSFILDTEAVAWDREKKQIQPFQVLTTRKRKEVDAAEIQVQVCLYAFDLIYLNGESLVREPLSRRRQLLRENFVETEGEFVFATSLDTKDTDQIAEFLEQSVKDSCEGLMVKTLDVDATYEIAKRSHNWLKLKKDYLDGVGDTLDLVVIGAYLGRGKRAGRYGGFLLAAYDEESEELQAICKLGTGFSDEELEEHYQRLQALVLPTPRSYVRVDGAVAPDHWLDPSAVWEVKCADLSLSPIYPAARGLVDGEKGISLRFPRFIRVREDKKPEEATTSGQVACLYMKQSQIQNQQGADLDSDSDFY, encoded by the exons AAACCTGCCCCAGGCTCTCCACAAgtctcccctcccagccctgtcACATATCCCGAGAGCAGCCCTTCCCTCTCCAGTACCTCTCCTGTGGACATCTCAGCAGGGATCCCAAAGCGGCGCACTG CTCGGAAGCAGCTTCCTAAGCGGACAATACAGGATGTCCTGGAAGAGCAGAGCAAGGATGAGGACAGAGAGgccaagaagaagaaggaagaagaag CAGAGACCCCACCAGAAAGCCTGTCAGAATCTGAAGTGACccaagagaaggaggcagaaggggaggacCAACCTGTGACATCCCCTGAGCACCGAGAGACCTCCC CAGAGCCCCCGGTGGATAGCACGTTGGAGCCTGCGGTGTCTGGGAAGCAGGAGGCTCAGAACGAGGACTTGGCTAAGCCGCCCACCAGAGCCCCCAAGACGGTCAGCAGCTTCTTTG CCCCGCGGAAACCGGCAAccaagaaagaagggaaagaagaggacCCTGGCACTCCAAGGCAGGAGGAGACCAAGGG ACCCCTGGACCCTCCCAGCTACAATCCTGCCAAGAACAACTACCATCCCATTGATGATGCATGCTGGAAGCCAGGCCAGAA ggTCCCTTACCTGGCTGTGGCCCGGACATTTGAGAAGATTGAGGAAGTTTCTGCTCG gctccgGATGGTGGAGACGCTGAGCAACTTGCTGCGCTCTGTGGTGGCCCTGTCACCTCCGGACCTCCTTCCTATCCTCTACCTCAGCCTCAACCGTCTTGGGCCACCCCAGCAGGGTCTGGAACTTGGTGTCGGTGATGGTGTTCTCCTCAAGGCGGTGGCCCAGGCCACAG GGCGGCAGCTGGACTCTGTTAAGGCAGAGGCAGCTGAGAAGGGTGACGTGGGGCTGGTGGCCGAAAACAGCCGCAGTACCCAGAGGCTCATGCTGCCCCCACCTGCTCTCACCGCTGCCGGGGTCTTCGCCAAGTTCCGAGACATTGCCCGGCTTGCTGGCAGTGCC TCCACAGCCAAGAAGATAGATGTCATCAAAGGCCTCTTCGTCGCCTGCCGCCACTCAGAAGCCCGATTCATTGCCAG GGCCCTGAGTGGACGGCTGCGCCTCGGGCTGGCAGAGCAGTCGGTGCTGGCCGCCCTCGCCCAGGCCGTGAGCCTCACGCCCCCAGGCCAAG AATTCCCCCCGGCCGTTGTGGATGCTGGGAAGGGCCGGACAGCAGAAGCCCGAAAGACGTGGCTGGAGGAgcaaggcatgatcctgaagcAGACGTTCTG CGAGGTGCCCGACCTGGACCGGATCATCCCTGTACTGCTGGAGCATGGCCTGGAGCACCTCCCTGAGCACTGCAGGTTGAGCCCAG gggttCCACTGAAACCAATGCTGGCGCACCCCACCCGGGGTGTCAGCGAGGTCCTAAAACGTTTTGAAGAGGCAGCTTTCACCTGCGAGTACAAATACGATGGGCAGAGGGCACAG ATCCACGTTCTGGAAGGTGGGGAGGTGAAGATCTTCAGCAGGAATCAGGAAGACAATACCGGAAAGTACCCAGACATCATCAGCCGCATTCCCAAG ATTAAACTCCCGTCAGTCACGTCTTTCATTCTGGACACAGAAGCTGTGGCATGGGACCGAGAAAAGAAGCAGATCCAGCCATTCCAAGTGCTCACCACCCGCAAACGCAAG GAGGTGGATGCAGCAGAGATCCAGGTGCAGGTGTGTCTATATGCCTTCGACCTCATTTACCTCAATGGAGAG TCCCTGGTACGTGAGCCTCTTTCCCGACGCCGGCAGCTGCTCCGGGAGAACTTTGTGGAGACGGAGGGCGAGTTTGTGTTCGCCACCTCCCTGGACACCAAGGACACGGACCAAATTGCCGAGTTCTTAGAGCAGTCTGTGAAAG ACTCCTGTGAGGGGCTGATGGTGAAAACTCTGGACGTTGATGCCACCTATGAGATCGCCAAGAGATCCCACAACTGGCTCAAG CTGAAGAAGGACTACCTCGATGGTGTGGGCGACACCCTGGACCTCGTGGTGATTGGCGCCTACCTGGGCCGTGGCAAACGGGCTGGCCGCTATGGGGGCTTCCTACTGGCTGCCTACGACGAGGAGAGTGAGGAGCTCCAGGCCATATGCAAG CTCGGAACTGGCTTCAGTGACGAGGAACTGGAGGAGCACTACCAGAGGCTCCAG GCCCTGGTGCTGCCCACCCCACGCTCCTATGTCCGGGTCGACGGTGCCGTGGCCCCCGATCACTGGCTGGACCCCAGTGCCGTGTGGGAGGTGAAGTGTGCGGATCTGTCCTTGTCGCCCATCTACCCTGCTGCCCGGGGCCTG gtggaTGGTGAGAAGGGGATCTCCCTTCGCTTTCCTCGGTTTATCCGGGTCCGTGAAGACAAGAAGCCAGAGGAGGCCACCACCAGTGGCCAG GTGGCCTGCCTGTACATGAAGCAGAGTCAGATTCAGAACCAGCAGGGCGCGGACTTAGACTCTGACTCAGATTTCTACTAG
- the LIG1 gene encoding DNA ligase 1 isoform X2, translating into MQRSIMSFFYPKKEGKAKKPEKETSNSIRETEPPPKVALKERNGEVPESDSPVKRPGRKVARVLGSEGEEEDEALTPSKGQKPAPGSPQVSPPSPVTYPESSPSLSSTSPVDISAGIPKRRTARKQLPKRTIQDVLEEQSKDEDREAKKKKEEEAETPPESLSESEVTQEKEAEGEDQPVTSPEHRETSQPPVDSTLEPAVSGKQEAQNEDLAKPPTRAPKTVSSFFAPRKPATKKEGKEEDPGTPRQEETKGPLDPPSYNPAKNNYHPIDDACWKPGQKVPYLAVARTFEKIEEVSARLRMVETLSNLLRSVVALSPPDLLPILYLSLNRLGPPQQGLELGVGDGVLLKAVAQATGRQLDSVKAEAAEKGDVGLVAENSRSTQRLMLPPPALTAAGVFAKFRDIARLAGSASTAKKIDVIKGLFVACRHSEARFIARALSGRLRLGLAEQSVLAALAQAVSLTPPGQEFPPAVVDAGKGRTAEARKTWLEEQGMILKQTFCEVPDLDRIIPVLLEHGLEHLPEHCRLSPGVPLKPMLAHPTRGVSEVLKRFEEAAFTCEYKYDGQRAQIHVLEGGEVKIFSRNQEDNTGKYPDIISRIPKIKLPSVTSFILDTEAVAWDREKKQIQPFQVLTTRKRKEVDAAEIQVQVCLYAFDLIYLNGESLVREPLSRRRQLLRENFVETEGEFVFATSLDTKDTDQIAEFLEQSVKDSCEGLMVKTLDVDATYEIAKRSHNWLKLKKDYLDGVGDTLDLVVIGAYLGRGKRAGRYGGFLLAAYDEESEELQAICKLGTGFSDEELEEHYQRLQALVLPTPRSYVRVDGAVAPDHWLDPSAVWEVKCADLSLSPIYPAARGLVDGEKGISLRFPRFIRVREDKKPEEATTSGQVACLYMKQSQIQNQQGADLDSDSDFY; encoded by the exons AAACCTGCCCCAGGCTCTCCACAAgtctcccctcccagccctgtcACATATCCCGAGAGCAGCCCTTCCCTCTCCAGTACCTCTCCTGTGGACATCTCAGCAGGGATCCCAAAGCGGCGCACTG CTCGGAAGCAGCTTCCTAAGCGGACAATACAGGATGTCCTGGAAGAGCAGAGCAAGGATGAGGACAGAGAGgccaagaagaagaaggaagaagaag CAGAGACCCCACCAGAAAGCCTGTCAGAATCTGAAGTGACccaagagaaggaggcagaaggggaggacCAACCTGTGACATCCCCTGAGCACCGAGAGACCTCCC AGCCCCCGGTGGATAGCACGTTGGAGCCTGCGGTGTCTGGGAAGCAGGAGGCTCAGAACGAGGACTTGGCTAAGCCGCCCACCAGAGCCCCCAAGACGGTCAGCAGCTTCTTTG CCCCGCGGAAACCGGCAAccaagaaagaagggaaagaagaggacCCTGGCACTCCAAGGCAGGAGGAGACCAAGGG ACCCCTGGACCCTCCCAGCTACAATCCTGCCAAGAACAACTACCATCCCATTGATGATGCATGCTGGAAGCCAGGCCAGAA ggTCCCTTACCTGGCTGTGGCCCGGACATTTGAGAAGATTGAGGAAGTTTCTGCTCG gctccgGATGGTGGAGACGCTGAGCAACTTGCTGCGCTCTGTGGTGGCCCTGTCACCTCCGGACCTCCTTCCTATCCTCTACCTCAGCCTCAACCGTCTTGGGCCACCCCAGCAGGGTCTGGAACTTGGTGTCGGTGATGGTGTTCTCCTCAAGGCGGTGGCCCAGGCCACAG GGCGGCAGCTGGACTCTGTTAAGGCAGAGGCAGCTGAGAAGGGTGACGTGGGGCTGGTGGCCGAAAACAGCCGCAGTACCCAGAGGCTCATGCTGCCCCCACCTGCTCTCACCGCTGCCGGGGTCTTCGCCAAGTTCCGAGACATTGCCCGGCTTGCTGGCAGTGCC TCCACAGCCAAGAAGATAGATGTCATCAAAGGCCTCTTCGTCGCCTGCCGCCACTCAGAAGCCCGATTCATTGCCAG GGCCCTGAGTGGACGGCTGCGCCTCGGGCTGGCAGAGCAGTCGGTGCTGGCCGCCCTCGCCCAGGCCGTGAGCCTCACGCCCCCAGGCCAAG AATTCCCCCCGGCCGTTGTGGATGCTGGGAAGGGCCGGACAGCAGAAGCCCGAAAGACGTGGCTGGAGGAgcaaggcatgatcctgaagcAGACGTTCTG CGAGGTGCCCGACCTGGACCGGATCATCCCTGTACTGCTGGAGCATGGCCTGGAGCACCTCCCTGAGCACTGCAGGTTGAGCCCAG gggttCCACTGAAACCAATGCTGGCGCACCCCACCCGGGGTGTCAGCGAGGTCCTAAAACGTTTTGAAGAGGCAGCTTTCACCTGCGAGTACAAATACGATGGGCAGAGGGCACAG ATCCACGTTCTGGAAGGTGGGGAGGTGAAGATCTTCAGCAGGAATCAGGAAGACAATACCGGAAAGTACCCAGACATCATCAGCCGCATTCCCAAG ATTAAACTCCCGTCAGTCACGTCTTTCATTCTGGACACAGAAGCTGTGGCATGGGACCGAGAAAAGAAGCAGATCCAGCCATTCCAAGTGCTCACCACCCGCAAACGCAAG GAGGTGGATGCAGCAGAGATCCAGGTGCAGGTGTGTCTATATGCCTTCGACCTCATTTACCTCAATGGAGAG TCCCTGGTACGTGAGCCTCTTTCCCGACGCCGGCAGCTGCTCCGGGAGAACTTTGTGGAGACGGAGGGCGAGTTTGTGTTCGCCACCTCCCTGGACACCAAGGACACGGACCAAATTGCCGAGTTCTTAGAGCAGTCTGTGAAAG ACTCCTGTGAGGGGCTGATGGTGAAAACTCTGGACGTTGATGCCACCTATGAGATCGCCAAGAGATCCCACAACTGGCTCAAG CTGAAGAAGGACTACCTCGATGGTGTGGGCGACACCCTGGACCTCGTGGTGATTGGCGCCTACCTGGGCCGTGGCAAACGGGCTGGCCGCTATGGGGGCTTCCTACTGGCTGCCTACGACGAGGAGAGTGAGGAGCTCCAGGCCATATGCAAG CTCGGAACTGGCTTCAGTGACGAGGAACTGGAGGAGCACTACCAGAGGCTCCAG GCCCTGGTGCTGCCCACCCCACGCTCCTATGTCCGGGTCGACGGTGCCGTGGCCCCCGATCACTGGCTGGACCCCAGTGCCGTGTGGGAGGTGAAGTGTGCGGATCTGTCCTTGTCGCCCATCTACCCTGCTGCCCGGGGCCTG gtggaTGGTGAGAAGGGGATCTCCCTTCGCTTTCCTCGGTTTATCCGGGTCCGTGAAGACAAGAAGCCAGAGGAGGCCACCACCAGTGGCCAG GTGGCCTGCCTGTACATGAAGCAGAGTCAGATTCAGAACCAGCAGGGCGCGGACTTAGACTCTGACTCAGATTTCTACTAG
- the LIG1 gene encoding DNA ligase 1 isoform X3, producing the protein MQRSIMSFFYPKKEGKAKKPEKETSNSIRETEPPPKVALKERNGEVPESDSPVKRPGRKVARVLGSEGEEEDEALTPSKGQKPAPGSPQVSPPSPVTYPESSPSLSSTSPVDISAGIPKRRTARKQLPKRTIQDVLEEQSKDEDREAKKKKEEEETPPESLSESEVTQEKEAEGEDQPVTSPEHRETSPEPPVDSTLEPAVSGKQEAQNEDLAKPPTRAPKTVSSFFAPRKPATKKEGKEEDPGTPRQEETKGPLDPPSYNPAKNNYHPIDDACWKPGQKVPYLAVARTFEKIEEVSARLRMVETLSNLLRSVVALSPPDLLPILYLSLNRLGPPQQGLELGVGDGVLLKAVAQATGRQLDSVKAEAAEKGDVGLVAENSRSTQRLMLPPPALTAAGVFAKFRDIARLAGSASTAKKIDVIKGLFVACRHSEARFIARALSGRLRLGLAEQSVLAALAQAVSLTPPGQEFPPAVVDAGKGRTAEARKTWLEEQGMILKQTFCEVPDLDRIIPVLLEHGLEHLPEHCRLSPGVPLKPMLAHPTRGVSEVLKRFEEAAFTCEYKYDGQRAQIHVLEGGEVKIFSRNQEDNTGKYPDIISRIPKIKLPSVTSFILDTEAVAWDREKKQIQPFQVLTTRKRKEVDAAEIQVQVCLYAFDLIYLNGESLVREPLSRRRQLLRENFVETEGEFVFATSLDTKDTDQIAEFLEQSVKDSCEGLMVKTLDVDATYEIAKRSHNWLKLKKDYLDGVGDTLDLVVIGAYLGRGKRAGRYGGFLLAAYDEESEELQAICKLGTGFSDEELEEHYQRLQALVLPTPRSYVRVDGAVAPDHWLDPSAVWEVKCADLSLSPIYPAARGLVDGEKGISLRFPRFIRVREDKKPEEATTSGQVACLYMKQSQIQNQQGADLDSDSDFY; encoded by the exons AAACCTGCCCCAGGCTCTCCACAAgtctcccctcccagccctgtcACATATCCCGAGAGCAGCCCTTCCCTCTCCAGTACCTCTCCTGTGGACATCTCAGCAGGGATCCCAAAGCGGCGCACTG CTCGGAAGCAGCTTCCTAAGCGGACAATACAGGATGTCCTGGAAGAGCAGAGCAAGGATGAGGACAGAGAGgccaagaagaagaaggaagaagaag AGACCCCACCAGAAAGCCTGTCAGAATCTGAAGTGACccaagagaaggaggcagaaggggaggacCAACCTGTGACATCCCCTGAGCACCGAGAGACCTCCC CAGAGCCCCCGGTGGATAGCACGTTGGAGCCTGCGGTGTCTGGGAAGCAGGAGGCTCAGAACGAGGACTTGGCTAAGCCGCCCACCAGAGCCCCCAAGACGGTCAGCAGCTTCTTTG CCCCGCGGAAACCGGCAAccaagaaagaagggaaagaagaggacCCTGGCACTCCAAGGCAGGAGGAGACCAAGGG ACCCCTGGACCCTCCCAGCTACAATCCTGCCAAGAACAACTACCATCCCATTGATGATGCATGCTGGAAGCCAGGCCAGAA ggTCCCTTACCTGGCTGTGGCCCGGACATTTGAGAAGATTGAGGAAGTTTCTGCTCG gctccgGATGGTGGAGACGCTGAGCAACTTGCTGCGCTCTGTGGTGGCCCTGTCACCTCCGGACCTCCTTCCTATCCTCTACCTCAGCCTCAACCGTCTTGGGCCACCCCAGCAGGGTCTGGAACTTGGTGTCGGTGATGGTGTTCTCCTCAAGGCGGTGGCCCAGGCCACAG GGCGGCAGCTGGACTCTGTTAAGGCAGAGGCAGCTGAGAAGGGTGACGTGGGGCTGGTGGCCGAAAACAGCCGCAGTACCCAGAGGCTCATGCTGCCCCCACCTGCTCTCACCGCTGCCGGGGTCTTCGCCAAGTTCCGAGACATTGCCCGGCTTGCTGGCAGTGCC TCCACAGCCAAGAAGATAGATGTCATCAAAGGCCTCTTCGTCGCCTGCCGCCACTCAGAAGCCCGATTCATTGCCAG GGCCCTGAGTGGACGGCTGCGCCTCGGGCTGGCAGAGCAGTCGGTGCTGGCCGCCCTCGCCCAGGCCGTGAGCCTCACGCCCCCAGGCCAAG AATTCCCCCCGGCCGTTGTGGATGCTGGGAAGGGCCGGACAGCAGAAGCCCGAAAGACGTGGCTGGAGGAgcaaggcatgatcctgaagcAGACGTTCTG CGAGGTGCCCGACCTGGACCGGATCATCCCTGTACTGCTGGAGCATGGCCTGGAGCACCTCCCTGAGCACTGCAGGTTGAGCCCAG gggttCCACTGAAACCAATGCTGGCGCACCCCACCCGGGGTGTCAGCGAGGTCCTAAAACGTTTTGAAGAGGCAGCTTTCACCTGCGAGTACAAATACGATGGGCAGAGGGCACAG ATCCACGTTCTGGAAGGTGGGGAGGTGAAGATCTTCAGCAGGAATCAGGAAGACAATACCGGAAAGTACCCAGACATCATCAGCCGCATTCCCAAG ATTAAACTCCCGTCAGTCACGTCTTTCATTCTGGACACAGAAGCTGTGGCATGGGACCGAGAAAAGAAGCAGATCCAGCCATTCCAAGTGCTCACCACCCGCAAACGCAAG GAGGTGGATGCAGCAGAGATCCAGGTGCAGGTGTGTCTATATGCCTTCGACCTCATTTACCTCAATGGAGAG TCCCTGGTACGTGAGCCTCTTTCCCGACGCCGGCAGCTGCTCCGGGAGAACTTTGTGGAGACGGAGGGCGAGTTTGTGTTCGCCACCTCCCTGGACACCAAGGACACGGACCAAATTGCCGAGTTCTTAGAGCAGTCTGTGAAAG ACTCCTGTGAGGGGCTGATGGTGAAAACTCTGGACGTTGATGCCACCTATGAGATCGCCAAGAGATCCCACAACTGGCTCAAG CTGAAGAAGGACTACCTCGATGGTGTGGGCGACACCCTGGACCTCGTGGTGATTGGCGCCTACCTGGGCCGTGGCAAACGGGCTGGCCGCTATGGGGGCTTCCTACTGGCTGCCTACGACGAGGAGAGTGAGGAGCTCCAGGCCATATGCAAG CTCGGAACTGGCTTCAGTGACGAGGAACTGGAGGAGCACTACCAGAGGCTCCAG GCCCTGGTGCTGCCCACCCCACGCTCCTATGTCCGGGTCGACGGTGCCGTGGCCCCCGATCACTGGCTGGACCCCAGTGCCGTGTGGGAGGTGAAGTGTGCGGATCTGTCCTTGTCGCCCATCTACCCTGCTGCCCGGGGCCTG gtggaTGGTGAGAAGGGGATCTCCCTTCGCTTTCCTCGGTTTATCCGGGTCCGTGAAGACAAGAAGCCAGAGGAGGCCACCACCAGTGGCCAG GTGGCCTGCCTGTACATGAAGCAGAGTCAGATTCAGAACCAGCAGGGCGCGGACTTAGACTCTGACTCAGATTTCTACTAG
- the LIG1 gene encoding DNA ligase 1 isoform X4, whose amino-acid sequence MQRSIMSFFYPKKEGKAKKPEKETSNSIRETEPPPKVALKERNGEVPESDSPVKRPGRKVARVLGSEGEEEDEALTPSKGQKPAPGSPQVSPPSPVTYPESSPSLSSTSPVDISAGIPKRRTARKQLPKRTIQDVLEEQSKDEDREAKKKKEEEETPPESLSESEVTQEKEAEGEDQPVTSPEHRETSQPPVDSTLEPAVSGKQEAQNEDLAKPPTRAPKTVSSFFAPRKPATKKEGKEEDPGTPRQEETKGPLDPPSYNPAKNNYHPIDDACWKPGQKVPYLAVARTFEKIEEVSARLRMVETLSNLLRSVVALSPPDLLPILYLSLNRLGPPQQGLELGVGDGVLLKAVAQATGRQLDSVKAEAAEKGDVGLVAENSRSTQRLMLPPPALTAAGVFAKFRDIARLAGSASTAKKIDVIKGLFVACRHSEARFIARALSGRLRLGLAEQSVLAALAQAVSLTPPGQEFPPAVVDAGKGRTAEARKTWLEEQGMILKQTFCEVPDLDRIIPVLLEHGLEHLPEHCRLSPGVPLKPMLAHPTRGVSEVLKRFEEAAFTCEYKYDGQRAQIHVLEGGEVKIFSRNQEDNTGKYPDIISRIPKIKLPSVTSFILDTEAVAWDREKKQIQPFQVLTTRKRKEVDAAEIQVQVCLYAFDLIYLNGESLVREPLSRRRQLLRENFVETEGEFVFATSLDTKDTDQIAEFLEQSVKDSCEGLMVKTLDVDATYEIAKRSHNWLKLKKDYLDGVGDTLDLVVIGAYLGRGKRAGRYGGFLLAAYDEESEELQAICKLGTGFSDEELEEHYQRLQALVLPTPRSYVRVDGAVAPDHWLDPSAVWEVKCADLSLSPIYPAARGLVDGEKGISLRFPRFIRVREDKKPEEATTSGQVACLYMKQSQIQNQQGADLDSDSDFY is encoded by the exons AAACCTGCCCCAGGCTCTCCACAAgtctcccctcccagccctgtcACATATCCCGAGAGCAGCCCTTCCCTCTCCAGTACCTCTCCTGTGGACATCTCAGCAGGGATCCCAAAGCGGCGCACTG CTCGGAAGCAGCTTCCTAAGCGGACAATACAGGATGTCCTGGAAGAGCAGAGCAAGGATGAGGACAGAGAGgccaagaagaagaaggaagaagaag AGACCCCACCAGAAAGCCTGTCAGAATCTGAAGTGACccaagagaaggaggcagaaggggaggacCAACCTGTGACATCCCCTGAGCACCGAGAGACCTCCC AGCCCCCGGTGGATAGCACGTTGGAGCCTGCGGTGTCTGGGAAGCAGGAGGCTCAGAACGAGGACTTGGCTAAGCCGCCCACCAGAGCCCCCAAGACGGTCAGCAGCTTCTTTG CCCCGCGGAAACCGGCAAccaagaaagaagggaaagaagaggacCCTGGCACTCCAAGGCAGGAGGAGACCAAGGG ACCCCTGGACCCTCCCAGCTACAATCCTGCCAAGAACAACTACCATCCCATTGATGATGCATGCTGGAAGCCAGGCCAGAA ggTCCCTTACCTGGCTGTGGCCCGGACATTTGAGAAGATTGAGGAAGTTTCTGCTCG gctccgGATGGTGGAGACGCTGAGCAACTTGCTGCGCTCTGTGGTGGCCCTGTCACCTCCGGACCTCCTTCCTATCCTCTACCTCAGCCTCAACCGTCTTGGGCCACCCCAGCAGGGTCTGGAACTTGGTGTCGGTGATGGTGTTCTCCTCAAGGCGGTGGCCCAGGCCACAG GGCGGCAGCTGGACTCTGTTAAGGCAGAGGCAGCTGAGAAGGGTGACGTGGGGCTGGTGGCCGAAAACAGCCGCAGTACCCAGAGGCTCATGCTGCCCCCACCTGCTCTCACCGCTGCCGGGGTCTTCGCCAAGTTCCGAGACATTGCCCGGCTTGCTGGCAGTGCC TCCACAGCCAAGAAGATAGATGTCATCAAAGGCCTCTTCGTCGCCTGCCGCCACTCAGAAGCCCGATTCATTGCCAG GGCCCTGAGTGGACGGCTGCGCCTCGGGCTGGCAGAGCAGTCGGTGCTGGCCGCCCTCGCCCAGGCCGTGAGCCTCACGCCCCCAGGCCAAG AATTCCCCCCGGCCGTTGTGGATGCTGGGAAGGGCCGGACAGCAGAAGCCCGAAAGACGTGGCTGGAGGAgcaaggcatgatcctgaagcAGACGTTCTG CGAGGTGCCCGACCTGGACCGGATCATCCCTGTACTGCTGGAGCATGGCCTGGAGCACCTCCCTGAGCACTGCAGGTTGAGCCCAG gggttCCACTGAAACCAATGCTGGCGCACCCCACCCGGGGTGTCAGCGAGGTCCTAAAACGTTTTGAAGAGGCAGCTTTCACCTGCGAGTACAAATACGATGGGCAGAGGGCACAG ATCCACGTTCTGGAAGGTGGGGAGGTGAAGATCTTCAGCAGGAATCAGGAAGACAATACCGGAAAGTACCCAGACATCATCAGCCGCATTCCCAAG ATTAAACTCCCGTCAGTCACGTCTTTCATTCTGGACACAGAAGCTGTGGCATGGGACCGAGAAAAGAAGCAGATCCAGCCATTCCAAGTGCTCACCACCCGCAAACGCAAG GAGGTGGATGCAGCAGAGATCCAGGTGCAGGTGTGTCTATATGCCTTCGACCTCATTTACCTCAATGGAGAG TCCCTGGTACGTGAGCCTCTTTCCCGACGCCGGCAGCTGCTCCGGGAGAACTTTGTGGAGACGGAGGGCGAGTTTGTGTTCGCCACCTCCCTGGACACCAAGGACACGGACCAAATTGCCGAGTTCTTAGAGCAGTCTGTGAAAG ACTCCTGTGAGGGGCTGATGGTGAAAACTCTGGACGTTGATGCCACCTATGAGATCGCCAAGAGATCCCACAACTGGCTCAAG CTGAAGAAGGACTACCTCGATGGTGTGGGCGACACCCTGGACCTCGTGGTGATTGGCGCCTACCTGGGCCGTGGCAAACGGGCTGGCCGCTATGGGGGCTTCCTACTGGCTGCCTACGACGAGGAGAGTGAGGAGCTCCAGGCCATATGCAAG CTCGGAACTGGCTTCAGTGACGAGGAACTGGAGGAGCACTACCAGAGGCTCCAG GCCCTGGTGCTGCCCACCCCACGCTCCTATGTCCGGGTCGACGGTGCCGTGGCCCCCGATCACTGGCTGGACCCCAGTGCCGTGTGGGAGGTGAAGTGTGCGGATCTGTCCTTGTCGCCCATCTACCCTGCTGCCCGGGGCCTG gtggaTGGTGAGAAGGGGATCTCCCTTCGCTTTCCTCGGTTTATCCGGGTCCGTGAAGACAAGAAGCCAGAGGAGGCCACCACCAGTGGCCAG GTGGCCTGCCTGTACATGAAGCAGAGTCAGATTCAGAACCAGCAGGGCGCGGACTTAGACTCTGACTCAGATTTCTACTAG